In one window of Nomascus leucogenys isolate Asia chromosome 1a, Asia_NLE_v1, whole genome shotgun sequence DNA:
- the PLEKHG3 gene encoding pleckstrin homology domain-containing family G member 3 isoform X1 gives MGALLGKANLPGVPSPGSNARMPVSTSLHQDGSQERPVSLTSTTSSSGSSRDSRSAMEEPSGSEPPAENGAGSPRGRHLPSSNNNSSSWLNVKGPLSPFNSRAVAGPAHHKLSYLGRVVREIVETERLYVQDLRSIVEDYLLKIIDTPGLLKPEQVSALFGNIENIYALNSQLLRDLDSCNSDPVAVASCFVERSQEFDIYTQYCNNYPNSVAALTECMRDKQQAKFFRDRQELLQHSLPLGSYLLKPVQRILKYHLLLQEIAKHFDEEEDGFEVVEDAIDTMTCVAWYINDMKRRHEHAVRLQEIQSLLINWKGPDLTTYGELVLEGTFRVHRVRNERTFFLFDKTLLITKKRGDHFVYKGNIPCSSLMLIESTRDSLCFTVTHYKHSKQQYSIQAKTVEEKRNWTHHIKRLILENHHATIPQKAKEAILEMDSYYPNRYRYSPERLKKAWSSQDEVSSHVRQGRRQSEPTKHLLRQLNEKARAAGMKHAGSAGTLLDFGQPSRIRGLQPEAEGATQEEEEEEVVEEEEEEEEEQAFQVSLEDLTGHEGNEEGAGPEPPGSEEEEEEQEESLAVAEQVADFASSLLAALHCWHYRANALLFSRGAMGKGRRESESSRSSRRPSGRSPTGTEKRLSFESISSLPEVEPDPEAGSEQEVFAAVEGPNAEEMPSDTESPEVLETQLDAHQGLLGMDPPGDMVDYVAAESTEDLKALSSEEEEEMGSATQEPESLLPSSVLDQASVIAERFVSSFSRRSSVAQEDSKSSGFGSPRLVSRSSSVLSLEGSEKGLARHGSATDSFSCQLSPEVDISVGVATENSPSVNGMEPPSPGCPVEPDWSSCKKESALSTRDRLLLDKIKNYYENAEHHDAGFSVRRRESLSYIPKGLVRNSVSRFNSLPRPDPEPVPPVGRKRQVGSRPTSWALFELPGPSHAGKGDPPPISDAEFRPSSEIVKIWEGMESSGGSPGKGPGQGQANGFDLHEPLFILEEHELGAITEESATASPESSSPTEGRSPAHLARELKELVKELSSSTQGELVAPLHPRIVQLSHVMDSHVSERVKNKVYQLARQYSLRIKSNKPVMARPPLQWEKAAPERDGKSPTVPCLQEEAGEPLGGKGKRKPVLSLFDYEQLMAQEHSPPKPSSAGEMSPQRFSFNPSAVSQRITSPGGRPSARSPLSPTETFSWPDVRELCSKYASRDEARRAGGGRPRGPPVNRSHSVPENMVEPPLSGRVGRCRSLSTKRGRGGGEAARSPGPLPQSKPDGGETLYVTADLTLEDNRRVIVMEKGPPPSPTAGLEESNGQGPSSPVALLGQVQDFQQSAECQPKEEGPRDSADLSQQGRVRNLREKFQALNSVG, from the exons ATGGGAGCTCTCCTGGGGAAAGCG AATCTCCCTGGGGTGCCCTCCCCAGGCAGCAATGCCAGGATGCCTGTGTCCACCTCCCTCCACCAGGATGGCAGCCAGGAGCGGCCGGTGAGCCTGACCTCTACCACCTCCTCGTCGGGCTCCTCCCGTGACAGTCGCAGTGCCATGGAGGAACCCAGCGGCTCTGAGCCTCCCGCCGAGAATGGGGCAGGCTCCCCGAGAGGCCGGCATCTCCCCAGCAGCAACAACAACTCCAGCAGCTGGTTGAACGTGAAGGGGCCCCTCTCCCCGTTCAACAGCCGGGCAGTGGCAGGGCCTGCGCACCACAAGCTCAGCTACCTGGGCCGAGTGGTGCGGGAGATCGTGGAGACAGAGCGCTTGTATGTGCAGGACCTGCGCAGCATCGTGGAG GACTACCTCTTGAAGATCATTGACACACCTGGGCTGCTGAAGCCAGAACAGGTCAGCGCCCTCTTTGGGAACATAGAAAACATCTACGCACTGAACAG CCAGCTCCTCAGAGACCTGGACAGCTGCAATAGTGACCCCGTGGCTGTGGCCAGCTGCTTTGTGGAAAGG AGCCAAGAGTTTGATATCTACACCCAGTATTGCAACAATTACCCCAA CTCTGTGGCCGCCCTGACGGAATGCATGCGGGACAAGCAGCAGGCCAAATTCTTTCGGGACCGGCAGGAGCTGCTACAGCACTCACTGCCCTTGGGCTCCTACCTGCTGAAGCCAGTCCAGCGCATCCTCAAGTACCACCTGCTGCTCCAG GAAATTGCCAAGCATTTTGATGAAGAAGAGGATGGCTTTGAGGTGGTGGAGGATGCCATTGACACCATGACCTGTGTGGCCTGGTACATCAATGACATGAAGAGGAGACATGAGCACGCAGTCCGGCTCCAG gagATTCAGTCACTCCTCATCAACTGGAAGGGGCCCGACCTGACCACCTACGGGGAGCTTGTCCTGGAGGGCACGTTCCGCGTGCATCGCGTGCGCAATGAAAGGACCTTTTTCCTCTTTGACAAAACACTGCTTATCACCAAGAAGCGGGGCGATCACTTTGTCTACAAGGGCAACATCCCG TGCTCCTCCCTGATGCTGATTGAAAGCACCAGAGACTCCCTGTGCTTCACCGTCACCCACTACAAGCACAGCAAGCAGCAGTACAGCATCCAG GCCAAGACAGTGGAGGAGAAACGGAACTGGACTCACCACATCAAGAGGCTCATCCTAGAGAACCACCATGCCACCATTCCCCAGAAG GCCAAGGAAGCCATCTTGGAAATGGATTCCTATT ATCCCAATCGATACCGCTACAGCCCAGAGCGGCTGAAGAAGGCCTGGTCCTCCCAGGATGAGGTGTCCTCCCATGTGCGCCAGGGGCGCCGGCAATCTG AGCCAACCAAACACCTGCTCAGGCAACTCAACGAGAAAG CCCGAGCAGCAGGAATGAAG CATGCAGGCAGTGCTGGAACCCTCTTGGACTTTGGGCAGCCCTCCCGTATTCGGGGCCTGCAGCCAGAGGCTGAAGGGGCtacccaggaggaggaagaggaggaggtggtggaggaggaggaggaggaggaggaagagcaggccTTTCAGGTCTCTCTGGAGGACCTGACAGGGCATGAAGGCAACGAGGAGGGGGCTGGGCCGGAGCCCCCAGgctcagaggaggaggaggaggagcaggaggagagccTGGCGGTGGCGGAGCAGGTAGCCGACTTTGCCAGCTCCCTGCTGGCCGCCCTCCACTGCTGGCACTATCGGGCCAACGCTTTACTTTTCTCCCGGGGCGCTATG GGAAAGGGGCGCAGGGAGTCTGAAAGCTCCAGGAGCAGCAGAAGGCCCAGTGGCCGGTCTCCAACCGGTACTGAGAAGCGCCTGAGCTTCGAGTCCATTTCTTCCCTGCCAGAG GTGGAGCCGGACCCTGAGGCTGGGAGCGAGCAAGAGGTATTTGCTGCTGTGGAAGGGCCCAATGCCGAGGAGATGCCTTCAGACACAGAATCTCCAGAAGTCCTGGAGACACAGCTTGATGCCCACCAGGGCCTTCTGGGGATGGACCCCCCGGGTGACATGGTGGACTACGTGGCGGCTGAGAGCACTGAGGACCTTAAGGCCCTGAGcagtgaggaggaagaagaaatggggagTGCCACCCAGGAGCCTGAGAGCCTTCTGCCATCCTCCGTGCTGGACCAGGCCAGTGTCATTGCGGAGCGATTTGTCAGCAGCTTCTCTCGGCGGAGCAGTGTGGCACAGGAGGACAGCAAGTCCAGTGGCTTTGGGAGCCCGCGGCTGGTCAGCCGGAGCAGCAGCGTGCTCAGCCTGGAGGGCAGCGAGAAGGGCCTGGCCCGGCATGGCAGTGCCACAGACTCCTTCAGCTGTCAGCTCTCCCCAGAAGTGGACATCAGTGTGGGGGTGGCCACAGAGAACAGCCCTTCTGTCAATGGGATGGAGCCCCCAAGCCCAGGCTGCCCAGTAGAGCCCGACTGGTCTTCCTGCAAGAAGGAATCAGCGCTCTCCACCCGAGACCGGCTGTTGCTAGACAAGATTAAGAACTATTATGAAAACGCAGAACACCACGATGCAGGCTTCAGCGTCCGTCGCCGGGAGAGCCTCTCCTACATCCCCAAAGGACTGGTAAGAAACTCCGTCTCCAGGTTCAACAGCCTTCCCCGGCCAGACCCAGAGCCAGTACCTCCAGTGGGGCGCAAGAGACAGGTGGGCTCCCGGCCGACTTCGTGGGCCCTGTTTGAGCTCCCAGGACCAAGCCATGCGGGCAAAGGGGACCCACCTCCCATCTCAGATGCTGAGTTCCGCCCGTCTTCAGAAATTGTGAAGATCTGGGAGGGAATGGAGTCTTCCGGGGGGAGCCCTGGGAaggggccaggccagggccaggccaaTGGCTTTGACCTGCATGAGCCACTCTTCATCCTGGAGGAGCATGAGCTGGGAGCCATCACAGAGGAGTCGGCCACTGCCTCCCCGGAAAGCTCCTCTCCCACTGAGGGGCGCAGCCCGGCCCACCTGGCCCGGGAGCTGAAAGAGCTGGTGAAGGAGCTGAGCAGCAGTACCCAGGGGGAGCTGGTGGCCCCACTGCACCCCCGCATCGTGCAGCTCTCCCACGTAATGGACAGCCACGTGAGCGAGCGCGTCAAGAACAAGGTCTACCAGCTGGCCCGCCAGTACAGCCTCCGGATCAAGAGCAACAAGCCAGTGATGGCCAGGCCACCATTACAGTGGGAAAAGGCGGCCCCTGAGAGGGATGGGAAGAGCCCCACTGTGCCCTGTCTACAGGAAGAGGCTGGAGAGCCATTAGGTGGCAAAG GTAAGAGGAAGCCGGTGCTGTCTCTATTCGACTATGAGCAGCTGATGGCCCAGGAGCACAGCCCTCCCAAGCCCTCCTCGGCTGGGGAGATGTCACCACAGCGTTTCTCCTTCAACCCGTCTGCTGTCAGCCAGAGGATCACCTCGCCTGGGGGCCGGCCCTCCGCCCGGAGCCCCCTCAGCCCCACAGAGACCTTCAGCTGGCCCGACGTCCGCGAGCTCTGCTCCAAGTATGCCTCCCGCGATGAGGCACGCCGAGCAGGGGGTGGCCGGCCCCGTGGCCCACCCGTCAACAGGAGCCACTCGGTGCCAGAGAACATGGTAGAGCCACCTCTGTCGGGCAGGGTGGGCCGCTGCCGCAGCCTGAGCACCAAGAGGGGCCGGGGAGGCGGAGAGGCTGCCCGATCCCCTGGGCCTCTGCCCCAGAGCAAGCCGGACGGAGGTGAGACCCTGTATGTCACTGCAGACCTCACCCTGGAGGACAACCGGCGGGTGATTGTCATGGAGAAGGGACCCCCTCCCAGCCCCACTGCAGGGCTGGAGGAGAGCAATGGCCAGGGACCAAGCTCGCCGGTGGCCCTGCTGGGGCAGGTCCAGGACTTCCAGCAGTCTGCAGAGTGCCAGCCAAAGGAAGAGGGTCCCAGGGACTCAGCAGACCTGAGCCAGCAGGGCAGAGTGAGAAACCTTAGAGAGAAGTTCCAGGCCTTGAACTCTGTCGGTTGA
- the PLEKHG3 gene encoding pleckstrin homology domain-containing family G member 3 isoform X3 encodes MGALLGKANLPGVPSPGSNARMPVSTSLHQDGSQERPVSLTSTTSSSGSSRDSRSAMEEPSGSEPPAENGAGSPRGRHLPSSNNNSSSWLNVKGPLSPFNSRAVAGPAHHKLSYLGRVVREIVETERLYVQDLRSIVEDYLLKIIDTPGLLKPEQVSALFGNIENIYALNSQLLRDLDSCNSDPVAVASCFVERSQEFDIYTQYCNNYPNSVAALTECMRDKQQAKFFRDRQELLQHSLPLGSYLLKPVQRILKYHLLLQEIAKHFDEEEDGFEVVEDAIDTMTCVAWYINDMKRRHEHAVRLQEIQSLLINWKGPDLTTYGELVLEGTFRVHRVRNERTFFLFDKTLLITKKRGDHFVYKGNIPCSSLMLIESTRDSLCFTVTHYKHSKQQYSIQAKTVEEKRNWTHHIKRLILENHHATIPQKAKEAILEMDSYYPNRYRYSPERLKKAWSSQDEVSSHVRQGRRQSEPTKHLLRQLNEKARAAGMKGKGRRESESSRSSRRPSGRSPTGTEKRLSFESISSLPEVEPDPEAGSEQEVFAAVEGPNAEEMPSDTESPEVLETQLDAHQGLLGMDPPGDMVDYVAAESTEDLKALSSEEEEEMGSATQEPESLLPSSVLDQASVIAERFVSSFSRRSSVAQEDSKSSGFGSPRLVSRSSSVLSLEGSEKGLARHGSATDSFSCQLSPEVDISVGVATENSPSVNGMEPPSPGCPVEPDWSSCKKESALSTRDRLLLDKIKNYYENAEHHDAGFSVRRRESLSYIPKGLVRNSVSRFNSLPRPDPEPVPPVGRKRQVGSRPTSWALFELPGPSHAGKGDPPPISDAEFRPSSEIVKIWEGMESSGGSPGKGPGQGQANGFDLHEPLFILEEHELGAITEESATASPESSSPTEGRSPAHLARELKELVKELSSSTQGELVAPLHPRIVQLSHVMDSHVSERVKNKVYQLARQYSLRIKSNKPVMARPPLQWEKAAPERDGKSPTVPCLQEEAGEPLGGKGKRKPVLSLFDYEQLMAQEHSPPKPSSAGEMSPQRFSFNPSAVSQRITSPGGRPSARSPLSPTETFSWPDVRELCSKYASRDEARRAGGGRPRGPPVNRSHSVPENMVEPPLSGRVGRCRSLSTKRGRGGGEAARSPGPLPQSKPDGGETLYVTADLTLEDNRRVIVMEKGPPPSPTAGLEESNGQGPSSPVALLGQVQDFQQSAECQPKEEGPRDSADLSQQGRVRNLREKFQALNSVG; translated from the exons ATGGGAGCTCTCCTGGGGAAAGCG AATCTCCCTGGGGTGCCCTCCCCAGGCAGCAATGCCAGGATGCCTGTGTCCACCTCCCTCCACCAGGATGGCAGCCAGGAGCGGCCGGTGAGCCTGACCTCTACCACCTCCTCGTCGGGCTCCTCCCGTGACAGTCGCAGTGCCATGGAGGAACCCAGCGGCTCTGAGCCTCCCGCCGAGAATGGGGCAGGCTCCCCGAGAGGCCGGCATCTCCCCAGCAGCAACAACAACTCCAGCAGCTGGTTGAACGTGAAGGGGCCCCTCTCCCCGTTCAACAGCCGGGCAGTGGCAGGGCCTGCGCACCACAAGCTCAGCTACCTGGGCCGAGTGGTGCGGGAGATCGTGGAGACAGAGCGCTTGTATGTGCAGGACCTGCGCAGCATCGTGGAG GACTACCTCTTGAAGATCATTGACACACCTGGGCTGCTGAAGCCAGAACAGGTCAGCGCCCTCTTTGGGAACATAGAAAACATCTACGCACTGAACAG CCAGCTCCTCAGAGACCTGGACAGCTGCAATAGTGACCCCGTGGCTGTGGCCAGCTGCTTTGTGGAAAGG AGCCAAGAGTTTGATATCTACACCCAGTATTGCAACAATTACCCCAA CTCTGTGGCCGCCCTGACGGAATGCATGCGGGACAAGCAGCAGGCCAAATTCTTTCGGGACCGGCAGGAGCTGCTACAGCACTCACTGCCCTTGGGCTCCTACCTGCTGAAGCCAGTCCAGCGCATCCTCAAGTACCACCTGCTGCTCCAG GAAATTGCCAAGCATTTTGATGAAGAAGAGGATGGCTTTGAGGTGGTGGAGGATGCCATTGACACCATGACCTGTGTGGCCTGGTACATCAATGACATGAAGAGGAGACATGAGCACGCAGTCCGGCTCCAG gagATTCAGTCACTCCTCATCAACTGGAAGGGGCCCGACCTGACCACCTACGGGGAGCTTGTCCTGGAGGGCACGTTCCGCGTGCATCGCGTGCGCAATGAAAGGACCTTTTTCCTCTTTGACAAAACACTGCTTATCACCAAGAAGCGGGGCGATCACTTTGTCTACAAGGGCAACATCCCG TGCTCCTCCCTGATGCTGATTGAAAGCACCAGAGACTCCCTGTGCTTCACCGTCACCCACTACAAGCACAGCAAGCAGCAGTACAGCATCCAG GCCAAGACAGTGGAGGAGAAACGGAACTGGACTCACCACATCAAGAGGCTCATCCTAGAGAACCACCATGCCACCATTCCCCAGAAG GCCAAGGAAGCCATCTTGGAAATGGATTCCTATT ATCCCAATCGATACCGCTACAGCCCAGAGCGGCTGAAGAAGGCCTGGTCCTCCCAGGATGAGGTGTCCTCCCATGTGCGCCAGGGGCGCCGGCAATCTG AGCCAACCAAACACCTGCTCAGGCAACTCAACGAGAAAG CCCGAGCAGCAGGAATGAAG GGAAAGGGGCGCAGGGAGTCTGAAAGCTCCAGGAGCAGCAGAAGGCCCAGTGGCCGGTCTCCAACCGGTACTGAGAAGCGCCTGAGCTTCGAGTCCATTTCTTCCCTGCCAGAG GTGGAGCCGGACCCTGAGGCTGGGAGCGAGCAAGAGGTATTTGCTGCTGTGGAAGGGCCCAATGCCGAGGAGATGCCTTCAGACACAGAATCTCCAGAAGTCCTGGAGACACAGCTTGATGCCCACCAGGGCCTTCTGGGGATGGACCCCCCGGGTGACATGGTGGACTACGTGGCGGCTGAGAGCACTGAGGACCTTAAGGCCCTGAGcagtgaggaggaagaagaaatggggagTGCCACCCAGGAGCCTGAGAGCCTTCTGCCATCCTCCGTGCTGGACCAGGCCAGTGTCATTGCGGAGCGATTTGTCAGCAGCTTCTCTCGGCGGAGCAGTGTGGCACAGGAGGACAGCAAGTCCAGTGGCTTTGGGAGCCCGCGGCTGGTCAGCCGGAGCAGCAGCGTGCTCAGCCTGGAGGGCAGCGAGAAGGGCCTGGCCCGGCATGGCAGTGCCACAGACTCCTTCAGCTGTCAGCTCTCCCCAGAAGTGGACATCAGTGTGGGGGTGGCCACAGAGAACAGCCCTTCTGTCAATGGGATGGAGCCCCCAAGCCCAGGCTGCCCAGTAGAGCCCGACTGGTCTTCCTGCAAGAAGGAATCAGCGCTCTCCACCCGAGACCGGCTGTTGCTAGACAAGATTAAGAACTATTATGAAAACGCAGAACACCACGATGCAGGCTTCAGCGTCCGTCGCCGGGAGAGCCTCTCCTACATCCCCAAAGGACTGGTAAGAAACTCCGTCTCCAGGTTCAACAGCCTTCCCCGGCCAGACCCAGAGCCAGTACCTCCAGTGGGGCGCAAGAGACAGGTGGGCTCCCGGCCGACTTCGTGGGCCCTGTTTGAGCTCCCAGGACCAAGCCATGCGGGCAAAGGGGACCCACCTCCCATCTCAGATGCTGAGTTCCGCCCGTCTTCAGAAATTGTGAAGATCTGGGAGGGAATGGAGTCTTCCGGGGGGAGCCCTGGGAaggggccaggccagggccaggccaaTGGCTTTGACCTGCATGAGCCACTCTTCATCCTGGAGGAGCATGAGCTGGGAGCCATCACAGAGGAGTCGGCCACTGCCTCCCCGGAAAGCTCCTCTCCCACTGAGGGGCGCAGCCCGGCCCACCTGGCCCGGGAGCTGAAAGAGCTGGTGAAGGAGCTGAGCAGCAGTACCCAGGGGGAGCTGGTGGCCCCACTGCACCCCCGCATCGTGCAGCTCTCCCACGTAATGGACAGCCACGTGAGCGAGCGCGTCAAGAACAAGGTCTACCAGCTGGCCCGCCAGTACAGCCTCCGGATCAAGAGCAACAAGCCAGTGATGGCCAGGCCACCATTACAGTGGGAAAAGGCGGCCCCTGAGAGGGATGGGAAGAGCCCCACTGTGCCCTGTCTACAGGAAGAGGCTGGAGAGCCATTAGGTGGCAAAG GTAAGAGGAAGCCGGTGCTGTCTCTATTCGACTATGAGCAGCTGATGGCCCAGGAGCACAGCCCTCCCAAGCCCTCCTCGGCTGGGGAGATGTCACCACAGCGTTTCTCCTTCAACCCGTCTGCTGTCAGCCAGAGGATCACCTCGCCTGGGGGCCGGCCCTCCGCCCGGAGCCCCCTCAGCCCCACAGAGACCTTCAGCTGGCCCGACGTCCGCGAGCTCTGCTCCAAGTATGCCTCCCGCGATGAGGCACGCCGAGCAGGGGGTGGCCGGCCCCGTGGCCCACCCGTCAACAGGAGCCACTCGGTGCCAGAGAACATGGTAGAGCCACCTCTGTCGGGCAGGGTGGGCCGCTGCCGCAGCCTGAGCACCAAGAGGGGCCGGGGAGGCGGAGAGGCTGCCCGATCCCCTGGGCCTCTGCCCCAGAGCAAGCCGGACGGAGGTGAGACCCTGTATGTCACTGCAGACCTCACCCTGGAGGACAACCGGCGGGTGATTGTCATGGAGAAGGGACCCCCTCCCAGCCCCACTGCAGGGCTGGAGGAGAGCAATGGCCAGGGACCAAGCTCGCCGGTGGCCCTGCTGGGGCAGGTCCAGGACTTCCAGCAGTCTGCAGAGTGCCAGCCAAAGGAAGAGGGTCCCAGGGACTCAGCAGACCTGAGCCAGCAGGGCAGAGTGAGAAACCTTAGAGAGAAGTTCCAGGCCTTGAACTCTGTCGGTTGA